From Megalops cyprinoides isolate fMegCyp1 chromosome 18, fMegCyp1.pri, whole genome shotgun sequence, one genomic window encodes:
- the LOC118793142 gene encoding E3 ubiquitin/ISG15 ligase TRIM25-like, whose translation MAGPGEGSVLEGELTCPVCLDLFREPHLLPCGHSFCLACVQRLRKRGERGRFRCPECRESLRCSGTFQKNYKLANIAEDYRRRGQPLPQATPAVRCDYCPPGEQAAAVKTCLKCEVSMCAEHVKPHLERPAFREHPLTEPLGDVKERKCPEHDETFRYYCTDDSVCVCTACTIEGRHAGHTIKTLKNTMKDLKESLEEQLQKADRKISRTERYLQERADAERESTRFVEEAERQVCAAGEQLQVQLDGFLSALRECVRAHSGTGPELQENLSRISQDRERLQEVHSGIEALLQENDPFRFVQEFHSAGKRFRKALKRPLFSPDCVSVDTEGLSESMEAKLEEFQTEVRLQVTQLIDSVCAESSAAVEDEEEEEEDEDESDAAEDSEHEEAEEEEEEEEGDNRSESADDLYIPEEEEEDDDEDVSSD comes from the exons ATGGCGGGTCCCGGGGAGGGCAGTGTGCTGGAGGGGGAGCTCACCTGTCCCGTGTGCCTGGACCTGTTCCGGGAGCCGCACCTGCTGCCGTGCGGCCACAGCTTCTGCCTGGCCTGCGTGCAGCggctgaggaagaggggggagaggggccgCTTCCGCTGTCCCGAGTGCCGCGAGAGCCTCCGCTGCAGCGGAACCTTCCAGAAGAACTACAAGCTGGCCAACATCGCCGAGGACTACCGGCGGAGAGGCCAGCCGCTGCCCCAGGCCACACCCGCCGTGCGCTGCGACTACTGCCCCCCGGGCGAGCAGGCGGCCGCGGTGAAGACCTGCCTGAAGTGTGAGGTGTCCATGTGTGCGGAGCACGTCAAGCCCCACCTGGAGCGCCCCGCGTTCAGGGAACACCCCCTCACGGAGCCGCTGGGGGACGTGAAGGAGAGGAAGTGTCCCGAGCACGATGAGACGTTCCGCTACTACTGCACGGACGacagcgtgtgcgtgtgcaccgCCTGCACCATCGAGGGCCGCCACGCCGGGCACACCATCAAGACCCTGAAGAACACCATGAAGGACCTGAAG GAGagcctggaggagcagctgcagaaagCTGACAGGAAGATCTCCCGCACAGAGAGGTATCTACAGGAGCGAGCAgacgctgagagagagagcacg CGGTTTGTGGAGGAGGCGGAGCGGCAGGTGTGTGCTGCGggggagcagctgcaggtgcagctggACGGGTTTCTCTCTGCGCTGCGGGAGTGTGTGCGCGCTCACAGCGGGACGGGGCCCGAGCTTCAGGAGAACCTCAGCAGGATCAGCCAGGACCGAGAGCGTCTGCAGGAGGTCCACAGCGGCATCGAGGCGCTGCTGCAGGAGAACGACCCCTTCCGCTTCGTCCAG gaGTTCCATTCAGCTGGAAAAAG gttTCGCAAAGCCCTGAAGAGGCCGCTGTTCTCCCCTGACTGCGTGTCTGTGGACACAGAGGGGCTCTCTGAAAGCATGGAGGCCAAACTGGAGGAGTTTCAGACTGAAGTCAGGCTGCAGGTCACCCAGCTCATcgactctgtgt gtgcggAGAGCAGCGCAGCGGtcgaggatgaggaggaagaggaggaagatgaggatgagAGTGATGCTGCTGAAGACAGTGAGCATgaggaagcagaggaggaggaggaagaggaggaaggggacaATCGCAGCGAATCTGCTGATGACTTATACATcccagaggaggaagaggaggatgatgatgaggatgtcTCCTCTGACTGA